The Synchiropus splendidus isolate RoL2022-P1 chromosome 1, RoL_Sspl_1.0, whole genome shotgun sequence genome includes a window with the following:
- the LOC128771864 gene encoding cortexin-3-like encodes MDPTPPRADEDSEVHLKGRGQATQKRMPQRHLWELQCRCLACATGLSFWMMEGEPFTSALHSLLHSAGGHFVALSSSPSSSSSSDSAVTAMSLEQKTTFALVILLFVFLLILIVRCFRILLDPYRSMPTSTWADGLDGLEKGQFDYTLA; translated from the exons ATGGATCCGACGCCGCCGCGGGCAGACGAAG ACAGTGAGGTCCATCTGAAAGGAAGGGGCCAAGCGACTCAGAAGAGGATGCCCCAGCGCCATCTGTGGGAGCTGCAGTGTCGCTGTCTAGCCTGTGCTACTGGCCTCTCTTtttggatgatggagggagagcCCTTCACCTCTGCCCTTCACTCTCTGCTGCACTCCGCCGGGGGACACTTCGTggccctctcctcctccccttcctcttcGTCCTCGTCTGACTCAGCCGTCACTGCCATGTCCTTGGAGCAGAAGACCACTTTTGCCTTGGTCATCTTGCTCTTCgtgttcctcctcatcctcatcgtgAGATGCTTCCGCATCCTCTTGGATCCATATAGGAGCATGCCGACGTCCACCTGGGCAGACGGGCTGGATGGTTTGGAGAAAGGCCAGTTCGATTACACCCTGGCTTAA
- the LOC128752198 gene encoding uncharacterized protein LOC128752198, which translates to MDYRLPNQLESVCAAGDDCLLRAPWLFSLYTNCCRSSHQSVKLIKFADDTTIIGLISDGDESAFRREVERLVSWCSHNNLEINAQKTAEMVIDFRRVTAPLSPLMLAGLPIPIVDSFCFLGTTITEDLKWEPTIRSLVRKRTFFLRQLQKLRLPTKLLVEFYTAIIQSIFTSSITVWTQRRAGRIRADHSHPGHGLFVPLPRTRTSRHRPHT; encoded by the exons atggattacagacttcctaaCCAGCTGGAAtcagtgtgtgcggctggggacgactgtctcctcagggctccatggctcttctctctgtacactaactgctgccgctccagccaccagtccgtgaagctgatcaagtttgcggatgacaccaccatcatcgggctcatctcagatggagatgagtcggctttcaggagggaggtggagcggctggtgtcctggtgcagccacaacaacctggagatcaacgcccagaagacagcggagatggtcatagacttcaggagagtcacagctcctctgtcccctctcatgttggctggtttacccattcctattgtagactccttctgcttcctaggaaccaccatcactgaggacctcaaatgggagccaaccatcaggtccctcgtCAGGAAGAGAacgttcttcttgaggcagctacaaaaactacgactgccgacgaagctgctggtggagttctacacagccatcatccagtccatcttcacctcatctatcaccgtctg gacccagagacgtgcaggtcggatcagagccgaccattctcatcctggtcatggactgtttgttcctcttcccagaaccagaacctcccgtcacag ACCGCACACCTGA